From Sphingomonas sp. PAMC26645:
ATCCGGCACGCACCGACTTTCGCACGCTGCTCGAATTCTTCTTCCAGATCCACGACCCGACGACGGTCAACCGGCAGGGCAACGATCGCGGCGCGAGCTACCGCTCGGCGATCTTCTACACCGACGACGATCAGAAGGCGGTCGCGCAGGAGACGATCGCCGACGTCGAGGCATCGGGCCTATGGCCGGGCAAGGTCGTGACCGAACTCTCCCCGGTCGGCGATTTCTGGGAGGCCGAGCCCGAGCACCAGGATTACCTCGAGCGCAAGCCGAACGGCTACACCTGCCATTTCGTCCGCCCGAACTGGAAACTGCCGCGCCGCGCCGAAGCGGACTAAGCGCGGCGCGAACGGTGATCAGCCTGCCTTGCGCTGCCAATTGTCGCGTTCGGCGAACACGCGCGTGACCTCCGCCATGTTTTCGGTCCCATAGGCGCATAGCGGAGCCAACGCTTCGGCCAGGCTCCGCCTTATTGGCGTCAGGCTATAATCAAGCCGCGGCGGGACCCTCATGTTGGTCGGTCCGCGTCAGCACAGAGGCCGCCTCCTGAGCGCGCCCGCTCGTTGCAGTTCGAGCGGACACGGGCGGCGCTTGCGGGAAATCCTGCCGCATCCTACCCCGTGTCATCGCATCCAAAGGAACACGCGTTGTCCGTCAAACTGCTGCTTGCCGCTTTCCTGTCCACGACCGTCTGCAGCGCCGCGGCGAGTGCGCAGGCGCTGCCGCCTCCCGTCGCGCAGCCCGGTGAGAGTGCGGACGATGCGCGGCTCAAGCGGGTGTTCTACGACAGCGACGAGGCGAGCCTGAAACGCAATCCGATCGAGGGGATCTTCCGCGGCGATTTGCGCTATGCGGACCGGCTCGGCGATTATCTGACCGATGCGTATCTGGCCGCCGAACGCGCGGCGATCGAGCATGATCTGGCCGCGCTCA
This genomic window contains:
- a CDS encoding winged helix-turn-helix transcriptional regulator — encoded protein: MRVPPRLDYSLTPIRRSLAEALAPLCAYGTENMAEVTRVFAERDNWQRKAG